A section of the Triticum dicoccoides isolate Atlit2015 ecotype Zavitan chromosome 7A, WEW_v2.0, whole genome shotgun sequence genome encodes:
- the LOC119332033 gene encoding 26.2 kDa heat shock protein, mitochondrial-like has protein sequence MASAIVCKGEGAAPASLLKSGAPVAFCPLRSPAVTAARRPYNTQAKEVSRYDDDDDDYSAHDLVTPSFFSQDVIGSLGAPTSMARLLSLMKAGLSSTAGAGTSRLGRWVAKEDDDAVYLKVPMPGLTKEHVEVRADKNILVIKGEGEKQPWDGDDDDSAVPKYNRRIEVSSAHAYKMDKIRAEMKNGVLWVTLLKVKEEERKDVFHVKVE, from the exons aTGGCCTCCGCCATCGTTTGCAAGGGCGAGGGTGCCGCGCCGGCCAGCCTCCTCAAGTCCGGTGCTCCCGTGGCCTTCTGCCCGCTCCGCTCCCCCGCCgtcaccgccgcccgccgcccgtacAACACCCAGGCCAAGGAGGTCAGCCgctacgacgacgacgacgacgactacagCGCCCACGACCTCGTCACCCCCAGCTTCTTCTCGCAGG ACGTGATCGGCTCGCTCGGCGCGCCGACCAGCATGGCCCGTCTGCTGTCTCTGATGAAGGCCGGCCTCTCCTCCACTGCTGGTGCTGGGACGTCGCGGCTCGGACGCTGGGTGGCCAAGGAGGACGACGACGCGGTGTACCTCAAGGTGCCGATGCCGGGGCTGACCAAGGAGCACGTGGAGGTGCGCGCGGACAAGAACATCCTGGTGATCAAGGGCGAGGGCGAGAAGCAGCCCtgggacggcgacgacgacgactccGCGGTGCCGAAGTACAACCGCCGCATCGAGGTGTCCTCTGCTCACGCGTACAAGATGGACAAGATCAGGGCCGAGATGAAGAACGGCGTGCTCTGGGTCACCCTGCTCAAGGTCAAGGAGGAGGAGCGCAAGGACGTCTTCCACGTCAAGGtcgagtag